ATTCCTGCCTTCCTGCGCAAACAGGCTGACTAGCCAGTACAGCATCAAAGTCTGAGCTGGTGTCGTCCCGACACAGGCTGTCAGCGTTGATGCAGGGGGCAACCCCGCATGTAAAAGCCAGTAAAACAGGCGAAAACCGTGTGGTTCTCGCTTGAGGAAAGCTGCCGGCTATGGCGGCGCATATGCTATGATGTTGAAATAATTGAGGTTAATGCCGCAGTGCTTAATGCTGCGGCCCAAGTGTTAACGGGTTGTATACCCAGGGTGTAAGAAATCATGTTGAAACAACGCACACTGAAAACCGTGATCCGCGCCACCGGCGTCGGGCTGCATACAGGCGACAAGGTCGAGATGACCTTGCGCCCGGCTGCGCCCGATACCGGAATTGTGTTCCGTCGTGTCGATCTGCCCGATACGGCGGCATTCAAGGTGCAGCCTCAATTCGTTACCGATACCCGTTTGTGCTCAGCCTTGGAGCATGGCGGCAGTCGCGTAGCCACCGTCGAGCATTTGATGTCCGCCTTGGCCGGCCTTGGTGTAGATAATGTGCAGGTGGATCTCACCGCCGGTGAAGTGCCCATCATGGATGGCAGCGCCGGTCCGTTTGTCTTCCTGCTGCAGCAGGCAGGGATAGTCGAGCAGCCTGCGCTCAAGAAATTCATCCGTATCAAGAAAACAGTGGAAGTCCGCGATGGCGACAAATGGGTGCGCTTCGACCCCTATTTCGGCTTCAAGCTGGATTTCACTATCGATTTCAATCATCCGGTGTTTGAACACAGCGGCAAGCGCGTTGTGATCGATTTTGCTGACAACTCCTATATCAAGGAGATCAGCCGCGCGCGCACTTTTGGTTTCATGCATGAAGTCGAGTACTTGCGTTCTAACGGTCTGGCCCGTGGCGGCAGCCTGGATAACGCCATCGTTCTGGATGAATACCGCGTGCTGAACAACGATGGCTTGCGCTATGACGACGAGTTCGCCAAGCACAAGGTGCTGGATGCCATTGGCGACCTGTATGTCCTGGGTCATCCGGTAATCGGCGCATATACCGCCTATAAATCCGGCCATGCCATGAACAATCAGCTGTTGCGCAATTTGCTGGCCGATCAGGAAGCGTGGGAATATGCCACTTTCGAGCGTACCGAAGAAGCACCTAGCGGCTTCCAGGCGCCGATAGGCATGCCGCCTGTCCTGCAATACGCCTGAGCCCGGGTAGCCCCTGATGCTGGTCTTGCGACTTTTACTGGTCATCGGGGTCATCGCGGTGGCTGTTTCCATGGCGGTTTACCTGCTGTCCGGCGATAAACGCTACCTTCGCTTTTCCTGGCAATTGATCAAGTTCACCGGTGTTTTGCTGTTTGTGGCCGCGGTCATCATGGCCATGGGCCGCATTATCCTGTTCTGATTTCCTTGGTGTAATCTCACAGCCCAGGGCTGGTTTGTCCGCGCGGGATTGCGTGGCAAAACGTGTCCTATTCGTGCCCCATAGCCAGTAGCCCTGTGCTATGCTTTTCTCAGTAGTAATCGACACAGGCTTTACCCATGCAACGGTACTCCGCAGTTTTCAGTTTTGCTTTCATGCTCATGGTGTCCACGGCGGCGTCTGTACTTCTTGTGCCCGCAGCGCATGCTGCCAGCAACGAGGAGTTGTTCAACGATGCCCGCATCGCCTACAAAAACCGGGATGACCTTACCCTGGAACGTGACCTGCAACAGATGCAGGCACAAGACTATCTGCTCGCCCCTTATGCCGATTACTGGTTGATGCTGCTGAGGCTCAACCAGTCGGACAGCCAGACCGTACGCAATTTTCTCGCCCAATATGCCGATATGCCATTTGCCGACCGCGTGCGCGGCGAGTGGCTCAAAGGCCTCGCCAAGCGCCAGGAGTGGACGACTTTTTTCGATGAACTCCCCGCCTTGAAGCGGGATGATGCCGGGGTCAGCTGTTATGCGCTGGAAGGTCGCGCCATCCGTGGCGATAGCGATGCCCTTGCGGAAGGCCGAACACTCTGGATGAGCACCGCCGAGCAGCCGGCCAATTGCCTCGCCTTGTACGATCGCATGCAGAAAAATGGCGCCTTGAGTAATGACCTGATCTGGGAAAAGTTCAGGCTGCTGATGGCCGATAACAAGGTGAGCCCGGCCAAACTGGTGGCGCAGCGTATATCGACGATGGATGCCGCGGCGCTCAAGTTGCTGGACAAGACTTATCAGAATCCGCAGCAGGCGCTCGAAAAGAAAACGCTGAGCCTGAAAACCCGCTATGGCCGTGAGCTCAATCTCTATGCGCTGGACCGTCTGGCGCGCACGCAGCCCTTGTATGCGCTGGATATGTGGCAAAAGCTGCAAGCTTCATTTGAGCCCGCAGAGCAAGATTATTTCTGGAGCAGGTTAGCCCTGCATGCCGCGCGTCGGCATGACCCGGCCGCCCTGAGCTTTTATGACCGCGTGCCTGCGGCTGCCCTGGATAAGGAACAGATGGCCTGGAAGGCCCGTGCCGCGCTGCGTGTCAGCGATTGGTCACGATTGCTGAACACCATTGCCGAAATGCCAGCCACGCAGCAGCAGGAGGCCGCCTGGCGTTACTGGAAAGGCCGTGCGCTGAAAGAGCAAAAGCAGATCCCTGCGGCCAATGCCCTGCTGGTGCCGTTGTCGCGTGAGCGCAGCTATTACGGTTTGCTGGCGGAAGACGAACTGGGCGACGTGCTGAGTGCGGTGCCTGCCAGCTATCGCCCCACCTCGGCAGAAGTGGAGGCAGTCAGTGCCGTCCCTGGCATACAGCGGGCGATGGAACTGCAGCGCTATGACATGCGCTGGGAGTCGCGCACTGAGTGGGCGGCAGCGACCACCGGCTTTGATGACAAACAGATGATTGCCGCTGCCGAGCTGGCCGCCAGGCAGGAGTGGTATGACCTCGCGATTATTACCGCCGACAAGACCACCAGCACGCATGATTTTTCCTTGCGCTACCCCACGCCTTATCGCGAAATCGTGCGCGGTTTTGCCAAGGAACAGGGGCTGGATGAGGCCTGGATTTACGGTCTGACCCGTCAGGAAAGCCGTTTCATGCACTATGCCAAATCCGGCGTGGGCGCTTCCGGTCTGATGCAGGTGATGCCTGCCACTGCCAAGTGGATCGCCAAGCGCATGGGGCTGGATAACTATCAGAACACCATGATTCACCAGCTGGATACCAATGTGCAGCTGGGGACTTACTATATGCG
Above is a window of Methylovorus glucosotrophus DNA encoding:
- the lpxC gene encoding UDP-3-O-acyl-N-acetylglucosamine deacetylase translates to MLKQRTLKTVIRATGVGLHTGDKVEMTLRPAAPDTGIVFRRVDLPDTAAFKVQPQFVTDTRLCSALEHGGSRVATVEHLMSALAGLGVDNVQVDLTAGEVPIMDGSAGPFVFLLQQAGIVEQPALKKFIRIKKTVEVRDGDKWVRFDPYFGFKLDFTIDFNHPVFEHSGKRVVIDFADNSYIKEISRARTFGFMHEVEYLRSNGLARGGSLDNAIVLDEYRVLNNDGLRYDDEFAKHKVLDAIGDLYVLGHPVIGAYTAYKSGHAMNNQLLRNLLADQEAWEYATFERTEEAPSGFQAPIGMPPVLQYA
- a CDS encoding lytic transglycosylase domain-containing protein; translated protein: MQRYSAVFSFAFMLMVSTAASVLLVPAAHAASNEELFNDARIAYKNRDDLTLERDLQQMQAQDYLLAPYADYWLMLLRLNQSDSQTVRNFLAQYADMPFADRVRGEWLKGLAKRQEWTTFFDELPALKRDDAGVSCYALEGRAIRGDSDALAEGRTLWMSTAEQPANCLALYDRMQKNGALSNDLIWEKFRLLMADNKVSPAKLVAQRISTMDAAALKLLDKTYQNPQQALEKKTLSLKTRYGRELNLYALDRLARTQPLYALDMWQKLQASFEPAEQDYFWSRLALHAARRHDPAALSFYDRVPAAALDKEQMAWKARAALRVSDWSRLLNTIAEMPATQQQEAAWRYWKGRALKEQKQIPAANALLVPLSRERSYYGLLAEDELGDVLSAVPASYRPTSAEVEAVSAVPGIQRAMELQRYDMRWESRTEWAAATTGFDDKQMIAAAELAARQEWYDLAIITADKTTSTHDFSLRYPTPYREIVRGFAKEQGLDEAWIYGLTRQESRFMHYAKSGVGASGLMQVMPATAKWIAKRMGLDNYQNTMIHQLDTNVQLGTYYMRYTLDLMGGQSLMATAAYNAGPGRARRWMADQPLEGAIYAETIPFSETRNYVQKVMGNAYYYAHRLGTKILSLKQRLGTVGGGGGVMTTEEAEN